The following proteins are encoded in a genomic region of Garra rufa chromosome 22, GarRuf1.0, whole genome shotgun sequence:
- the birc5a gene encoding baculoviral IAP repeat-containing protein 5a has protein sequence MNLSSDDQTKMYFYENRLKTFVGWPFDEGCICTPENMAKAGFIHTPSENSPDIAQCFFCLKELEGWEPEDDPEKEHKTHSSTCDFILLKKTVESLTVEEFLKLQKERQKFIIKKSCTQAIDKFEEAVKIKRTKIIQTAMGEE, from the exons ATGAATCTTAGTAGTGACGACCAGactaaaatgtacttttatgAGAACAGACTTAAAACATTCGTTGGTTGGCCGTTTGACGAGGGCTGCATTTGCACTCCAGAAAAC ATGGCCAAAGCTGGATTTATTCACACCCCGTCGGAGAATAGTCCAGATATAGCGCAGTGTTTCTTTTGCCTGAAAGAACTGGAAGGATGGGAACCTGAGGATGATCCTGA GAAAGAGCATAAAACACATTCTTCTACCTGTGATTTTATCTTGCTGAAGAAGACTGTGGAGAGTCTGACTGTGGAGGAGTTTCTGAAACTTCAAAAAGAGAGACAGAAGTTTATCATT AAAAAATCGTGTACCCAGGCGATTGATAAATTTGAAGAGGCAGTAAAGATCAAGAGAACCAAGATCATCCAGACTGCGATGGGAGAAGAGTGA
- the tmem235b gene encoding transmembrane protein 235 produces the protein MKITFGFVVVAGGLTDVLSFSSLALAIGTDYWYIIEDKRTNHTDPARTNSGLWGVTDDVQSHEETGYSESERQMEIMHSIIVILLPLSLVMLVFGGICGLVSSLARSRTLLIGSASYFLLCSLLTLSGVSLYIRYSQKALEETERRMGREQMAQVHTSFGWSMGMAWVSFLLEVITGLLLLLAVKLVPLTQYEETVAPI, from the exons ATGAAAATTACATTCGGTTTCGTGGTCGTCGCCGGGGGTTTAACGGATGTTCTCAGTTTCAGCTCTTTAGCGCTCGCCATTGGAACCGATTACTGGTACATTATCGAGGACAAGCGCACAAACCACACCGACCCGGCGCGCACTAACTCTGGACTTTGGGGAGTTACAGATG ATGTCCAAAGTCATGAAGAGACTGGATATTCAGAATCAGAAAGGCAGATGGAAA TCATGCATAGCATAATTGTCATCTTGCTGCCCTTGAGTCTGGTGATGCTGGTGTTTGGAGGTATCTGTGGTCTCGTCAGTTCACTAGCCAGAAGTCGAACACTCCTGATCGGATCTGCTTCATATTTCCTTCTGTGCA GTCTTCTCACTCTCTCTGGGGTGAGTCTGTACATCAGGTACTCTCAGAAGGCTCTGGAAGAAACTGAAAGGCGAATGGGCCGTGAGCAAATGGCTCAAGTGCACACATCATTCGGCTGGTCTATGGGCATGGCTTGGGTCTCTTTTCTTCTGGAGGTGATAACTGGTCTTCTGCTACTGCTGGCTGTCAAGCTGGTGCCTTTAACCCAGTACGAAGAGACTGTCGCTCCCATATAG